Part of the bacterium genome is shown below.
CCGTTCGGATCGGTCCCGAGCCAGTGACGGGCCGACGGCGGCAGCAGCACGTCGCCGATCACGATCCGGTCCGGACCGTAGGGGGTGACGGCGGGCGCGAGCGCCGCGGCGCCGACGATCAGCACCAGGTACACGAGCGACGCGAGCGCAAGCGGATTCCGGCGCAGGCGCCGGAAGCGATCCCGCCCGCGCGCCGCCGGCGCGGCGGCCTCGCGGCTACCGGGGACCAGGGCTTCGGCGGCTGAGCCTACGGCGTGGCCAGGACGCGCGCTCACGGCTACGAGATCGTGACGCGCGGGTCGAGAACGAGGTAGCTGAGGTCCGTGAGAAAGTTCGTGACCACCACGACGATCGAGACCATCAGCGTGATGCCCATGATCACGGGGTAATCGCGCTGCAGCGCCGAGTCGACCGCCAGCTGGCCCATGCCCGGCCAGGCGAACACGCTCTCCGTGATCGCGACCCCGCCGACGAGGCGGGGGATGGACAGCGCGACGACCGTGACGATCGGAATCAGCGCGTTGCGGAGGCCGTGATGGTAGACGACGGCGCGCTCCGCGACCCCCTTCGCGCGCGCGGTCCGGAGGAAATCCGCCGTGAGCACCTCGAGCATGCTCGACCGGGTGTAGCGCACGATCTGCGCCAGGTTGGCGGTGGCCAGGACCGCGGCCGGCAGGACGAGATGCGCCAGCCGGTCGCCGGGGGACGGCGCCGCGCCCAGCGTGTATGCGCCGGACGACGGCAGGACGCGCCAGTGCACCGCGAAGAGCACGATCAGCATGAGCCCGAACCAGAACACCGGCACGGACATGCCGAAGAACGCCACGCCGGTCGACAGATGGTCGACCAGCGAGTCGCGGCGCAGCGCGGAGACGACCCCCAGCAGGACCCCGATGCCCACCGACAGCGCGAGGCCCGTGACCACGAGTTCGAGGGTCGCGGGCAGGCGGTCCGCGAGCAGACGGGTGACCGGAAGCCCCTGGCCGTAGGACGTCCCCAACCGGCCGCGCAGCACGTTGCCGAGCCAGCGGCCGTACTGAACGCCGAGGGGCTGATCGAGACCGAGCGCGCGGGCCGCTTCCTTGATCTGCTCGCCCGACATCTCGGGGGCCAGCAGGATCCCCGGCCCGCCCGGCGCGGCGTGGATCAGCGCGAAGGTGAGCATGCTCACGAGCACGAGCAGCACGAGCGACTGCGCGGCCCGGGAGACGAGATAGCGCTGCATCCGCCGGGTGCCCTATTCCAGGGCGAGGACGCCGAGCGCGCGCGCCCCTACGACGGCGCGATCCACACGCGGTTCAGATAGAGGAGCGCGTCGCGGTAGTCGGTGCGCGCCCACCCGCGGACCCGCTTGCTGAGCGCCTGGATCTCCCGCGGGTGATAGATGAAGTTCACCGGCTGCTCTTCCGCGATCATCTTGTACAGGCGGTCGTAGATCGCACGGCGCTTGTCCGCGTCGAACGTCGACAGGCCCTGCTGGAACAGCCGGTCGACGTCGGCATTGGAGTAGCCCCACTCGTTGGTCGAGCCGCCGGTCTGCCAGTACGAGTGCTGGTCCGGCGTCGCCGGCGTGACGTAGTAGAACGCGACGGCCACGAAGTTGTGCTCGACGCGCTCGCGCGTCATGTAGTTGTTGAACTCCAGCGTCTCGAGGCGTGCGTCGACGCCGACGTCGCGCAGGTTCTGCTGGACGATCAGCGCCGTCTGCTCGCGCTCCGGCTGGCCCTGATCCGTGAAGAACGGGAACGCGAACCGCTGGCCGTCCTTGACCAGCACCCCGTCCGGCCCGGCTTTGAACCCGGCCTCCCCGAGCATCTTGCGCGCGCGGTCGGGATCGTAGTCGAAGACGGGCGCGCCGTGCGGATACCAGCCCTTCAGCGCCGGCGGGATCGGGCCGTTGCTGCGGTCGGCCTTGCCGTGCGTAACCTGCTGGATGATGCCTTTGCTGTTGATCGCGTGCGCGAACGCCTGGCGCACCGCCCGGTCGTGGAACCACTTTCCGAAGCGCGGGTCGTTGTAGTTGTAACCGAAGAAGCGGAAGTCCATCAGCCCGCGCTCGATCAGGTACAGGTTCGGCGCGTTCGCGAGCGCCGGCAACTGCGCCACGGTCGGGAACGCGACGTCCAGCTCGCCGGTCTTGACCTGCACGATCGTGGAGTTGAGGTCCCGGACGATCTTGAAGATCACCGAGTCGAGGTACGGACGGCCCTCGTGATAGCGGTCGTTCGCGACGACGGTGAAGTGGTCGCCGGTGACGTGCTCGCCGAATTTGAACGGGCCCGTGCCGACCGGATTCCGGATGAACGCCTCGGGAAACTTGGCCCGGTTGAAGTCCTGCCCGGCGAGGAGATGCCGGGGCAGCATGAACGTGAGGTAGCAGAGGAGCTCGACGAGAGACGAGTAGGGCTGCTTCGTGGCGAGCTTGATCGTCGTCGGGTTCACGACCTCGATGCCGGTGACCGGCTCGAGGTTCCCGCGCAGGATGCTGTTGACCTTCGGGTCCGCGTACATCTGGAGCGTCCACTTGACGTCGTCGGCGGTGAACGGCCGGCCGTCGTGCCACCGCACGCCGTCTTTCAAGTGGAAGGTCCAGGTCAGCCCGTCCTTCGACGTCTCCCAGCGCTCGGCGAGATCGGGCTGCGGGCTCCAGTCGACCGGGCTGTACCGGACCAGGCCGTTGAAGAGCGACTTGTTGACCATGAGGTTCTGGATCAGGCCGATCGGCGGCCACGGCACCACGTTGGCCGTGACAGGGATCTTGAACGCGCCGCCGCGCCGCGGTTCTTCAGCCGCCGCGCCGGCAGGACCGATCAGCCGGGCGGCCGGCCCGGCGCCGAGCGTCGTTCCGGCGACCGCCAGCCCCGACGCCCCGGTGAGGAACCGGCGTCGTGTCACTCGATGGCCGCGCCTCGCCATGCCGCGCCCCCCCCGGATGCATTTTCGGCGTCCTCTTGCAGGGAGCGCCGGGGGATTCCTGCACCGCACGACATGTCGAAAGGAGAAGGGTTTCACTGACCTGAACATGAGGCCGGGGTCGCGACTCGCTGTACGGGAGGGACACATCGAGATGAAGCGCTGTGGCATTGTCGTGCTTGCGTTGGCCCTGACCGCCGCCCTCGCCGCCCCGTTGACCGCGCCGCGACCCGCGGGCGCCGCGCTCGAACTGAAGTTCTACTACCCGGTCGGCGTATCGGGACCCCTCGCCAAAGTGATGGACGGGATGGTTTCCGACTTCAACGGGATCCATCCCGGCATCCACGTGACGCCGATCTTTTCCGGCGGATACTACGAGACCATGACGAAGACCCAGACCGCGGTGATGGCCGGCGCTCCGCCCGACGTGGCGGTGCTGCTCTCCACGGATCTGTTCACGCTCCTCGACCTCAACGCGATCATCCCGCTCGACGCGTTCATCGGGCAGTCGGGCGGCGATCAGTTCCGAAGCGACTTCTTCGGCGCGTTCTGGCTGAACTCGCGGACCGCGACCACCACCTATTCGATTCCGTTTCAGCGCAGCACGATCGTCCTCTACTATAACCAGGACGCTTTCCAGCGGGCCGGGCTCGATCCCACGAAGCCCCCGAAGAACTGGACCGAGCTGGAGCAAGATGCCCAGAAGCTGACGCTGCACGACGCCGGCGGCGCGGTGACGCAGTGGGGCGTCGGGATCCCGACATCCGGCTTCACCTACTGGCTCTTTCAGGGGTTTGCGGCCGAAGCCGGTCAGGCCCGCATCGCGACTCCGGACGGCACCCAAACGTACTTCGACACGCCGCAGACGGCCCGCGCGCTGCAGTTCTGGCTGCACCTCGCGGATCTCCGGGTCGAACCCCGCGGCATTCTGACGTGGGAGACGCTGCCGACGGAGTTCGTCGCCGGCCGGTACGCGATGATCTACCATTCCACGGGCAGTTTGACGTACATCCGAAGCAACGCCTCGTTCAAGTTCGGGACGGCGTTCATGCCGGCGGACAAGCAGTACGGCACGCCGACGGGCGGCGGCAACTTCTACATTTTCCGAGGCATCCCCGCGGAGCGCCAGCGGGCGGCGTGGGAGTTCGTCCAGTGGATGACCGCTCCCCAGCAGGCGGCGCGCTGGAGCGAAGCCTCCGGGTACGTCGCGGTGCGGAAGTCGGCGTTCAATATCAGGCTGTACAAAGACTACACCGACAAGTTTCCGCAAGCGCTGACCGCCCGGGACCAACTGCAGTACGCGCAGGCCGAGCTGTCCACGCACAACGGCGGCGAGATCCAGAACATGTACTCCAACGACCTGCAGGCCGCGCTGACCGGGCG
Proteins encoded:
- a CDS encoding ABC transporter substrate-binding protein, which produces MKRCGIVVLALALTAALAAPLTAPRPAGAALELKFYYPVGVSGPLAKVMDGMVSDFNGIHPGIHVTPIFSGGYYETMTKTQTAVMAGAPPDVAVLLSTDLFTLLDLNAIIPLDAFIGQSGGDQFRSDFFGAFWLNSRTATTTYSIPFQRSTIVLYYNQDAFQRAGLDPTKPPKNWTELEQDAQKLTLHDAGGAVTQWGVGIPTSGFTYWLFQGFAAEAGQARIATPDGTQTYFDTPQTARALQFWLHLADLRVEPRGILTWETLPTEFVAGRYAMIYHSTGSLTYIRSNASFKFGTAFMPADKQYGTPTGGGNFYIFRGIPAERQRAAWEFVQWMTAPQQAARWSEASGYVAVRKSAFNIRLYKDYTDKFPQALTARDQLQYAQAELSTHNGGEIQNMYSNDLQAALTGRKTPQAALRDAQQQADRLLSQYRKR
- a CDS encoding ABC transporter substrate-binding protein; this encodes MTRRRFLTGASGLAVAGTTLGAGPAARLIGPAGAAAEEPRRGGAFKIPVTANVVPWPPIGLIQNLMVNKSLFNGLVRYSPVDWSPQPDLAERWETSKDGLTWTFHLKDGVRWHDGRPFTADDVKWTLQMYADPKVNSILRGNLEPVTGIEVVNPTTIKLATKQPYSSLVELLCYLTFMLPRHLLAGQDFNRAKFPEAFIRNPVGTGPFKFGEHVTGDHFTVVANDRYHEGRPYLDSVIFKIVRDLNSTIVQVKTGELDVAFPTVAQLPALANAPNLYLIERGLMDFRFFGYNYNDPRFGKWFHDRAVRQAFAHAINSKGIIQQVTHGKADRSNGPIPPALKGWYPHGAPVFDYDPDRARKMLGEAGFKAGPDGVLVKDGQRFAFPFFTDQGQPEREQTALIVQQNLRDVGVDARLETLEFNNYMTRERVEHNFVAVAFYYVTPATPDQHSYWQTGGSTNEWGYSNADVDRLFQQGLSTFDADKRRAIYDRLYKMIAEEQPVNFIYHPREIQALSKRVRGWARTDYRDALLYLNRVWIAPS
- a CDS encoding ABC transporter permease; amino-acid sequence: MQRYLVSRAAQSLVLLVLVSMLTFALIHAAPGGPGILLAPEMSGEQIKEAARALGLDQPLGVQYGRWLGNVLRGRLGTSYGQGLPVTRLLADRLPATLELVVTGLALSVGIGVLLGVVSALRRDSLVDHLSTGVAFFGMSVPVFWFGLMLIVLFAVHWRVLPSSGAYTLGAAPSPGDRLAHLVLPAAVLATANLAQIVRYTRSSMLEVLTADFLRTARAKGVAERAVVYHHGLRNALIPIVTVVALSIPRLVGGVAITESVFAWPGMGQLAVDSALQRDYPVIMGITLMVSIVVVVTNFLTDLSYLVLDPRVTIS